The following DNA comes from Caulobacter mirabilis.
CAGTACCAGCTCCGTGCGCCGCGCATCGCCGTCGGCCGCATCGCCGACTATACCGGCAAGGAAGAGTCCGACGGCTCGGGCCGGAAGGTCACCCAGGGCGCGTCCCTGATGGCGATGAGCGCCTTCGCCAAGGCCGGCATGCCGCTGGTCGAGCGGTTCGACACCTCGGTGTCGGAACTGGAGCTCAAATACGCCAACAACAAGCTGATCGGCGACGCCCCGATCCCGAACTCGGACGGCCCGTCCGAACCGCGCAAGATCTTCTCCGGTCAGATGCCGGGCTCGGACTTCCACCTGATCGGCGGCGTCACCGAGCTGAACTACAATATCCGCTCGACGGGCGTGGATTTCGCCGGCGGCGACCGCGACGCCGGCGACCTGAAGGGCACCCTGGGCGCCCGCGTGTTCGTCATGAACGTGGCCATGGACCTGCGGCTGGTGAACAGCCGCACGCTCGAGGTGGTCGACGTCATCTCCTACCAGAAGCAGATCATCGGCCAGGAAGTCGGCCTGGGCGTGTTCCGCTTCCTGAACGGCAACGTCTTCGACATCTCCGGCGGCACGGGCGCCCTGGAGCCGCTGCAGCTGGGCGTCCGCGCCCTGGTGGAGCGGGCGGTCGTCGAGATGTCCGCCAACCTCTACGGCATGCCTGGTCCCCAGGGCTGCATGAGCAGCGATCCGCTCGGCGGCGGGACCACCGGCCTGACCGGCGCCTTCGTGCCCGCGTACAACAACCTGGACACCAACAATGCCTCGACCCGGGAAGACCCGTCTCGCTGGAATGATCGCCGCGACGGCAATCTGCGCGGCCGGTACTAGCCAGGCGCAGACCGCCAGTCCGGTCATCAACAACCAGATCCAGCTGGGCGACGTCTTCGCCACCCAGACCCTGGACGTCGTCTCGGTGCAGGAAGGCGTCGGCCTGGAAACCACGGCGACCGGCAACAGCGCTGCCGGCTCCGTGGTCGGAACCGACATGTCGGTGATCTCGAACCAGACCATGGCCGCTTCGGCCAGGGCGACGACGACCGTGAACGCCACGGGCAGCCTGGGCGCCGCCTCGCAGATCAACACCACCGCCACCGGCAACGCCGCCAGCGTCTACGCCGAGCAGGGCACGGTGACCGGCGTCCTGACCCAGATCGCCACCTATTCGCCCGACGTCACCGCCCGCGGCTACGTCGAGGCGCCGACCGGCCGCGCCGGCGACCTCGGCGTCGCCACCACGGCGGTGTCGAACAGCGCCGGGATCAACCTGGTCAACGGCTCGGCCGGGGTCCGGGTCAACCAGAGCAGCGCCGCCGACGTCCTCGCCGACGGCGGGGCGACGGTGCAATACGTCTCCGGCACGGCCAACGTTTCCGGCGTCGCCGCGGGCAACAGCGTCGCCCTGGTCGGGACCAACACCTCGGCGGCGCGGATCGCGACCAGTCAGGTCAACACCAGCAACTTGGTCCAGGCCAGCCAGTTCACCGCCTATGGCAACGCCCAGACCGCGCGGACCTCGGCCCAGGCCAGCGGCAACATCGTCGGGGCGGTCAACGACGGCCCGCTGCTCGACGTGGCGTCCAACCAGTACAATCAGGCCTACGTCCGCGCTCAGGCGGAAGGATCTGCCTACCAGTTCGGCGAAGGGGTCGTCGACGCCAACGCGGTCGGCAATTCCGTCCTGGCCGGCGACAACGGCGAGGCGGTCGTTCTGGACAATGTCCAGGTCAACACCGGCGGCGGCGTCGAGGCGATCGCCAGCTTCACAGGCCACGAAGGCTATGACGCCTACAGCCGCGCGACCGCGATCGCCAACGACGTCACCGCCTACAGCTGCTCGGCCTGCGTGGGTTCGATGAACGTCAACAACCGTCAGACCAACGACGCCGATGTCGGCGCCGACGCGCGGACGACGATCACCGGCTCGGCCCGGTCGGTGAACAGCACCGCCACGGCCATCGGCAACAACGCCAACTTCTTCGTCAGCCGGCCCGGAAGCTAGGCCAGCAGCGCCCGGACGACGCCGGCGGCGGCGCAGGCGGCCACGACCAGAACGACGTTGGCCCTGAACCGCATGAGCGCGATCGCCGCGATCACGGCGACGGCGGCCGCTCCGGCGTCGAACCCCTGCCCTTCAGGCAGCAGAACCTGTCGCCCGAACCACAGGGCCAGCCCGGCGACAACGCCCAGAACGGCCGCCATGACCCCCGCCAGAGCCCCGCGGGCGAGGCGGCTGCGGCGCAGGGCGTCGGCGTAGGGCGCGCCGGCGAAGATGAACAGGAAGCTGGGCGCGAAGGTCTGCCACAGCGCCATCGACGATCCCGCGGCGGCCCAGCCGAGCCCGCCGCCAGTCGCATTCCAGCCAGCCATGAAGCCCACGAACGGATTGACCAGGACCAGCGGCCCCGGCGTGGTCTCGGCCAAACCCAACCCGTCGACCATCTGGGCCGTGGTCAGCCAGCCATAGGTTTCCACCGCCTGCTGCTGAAGCCAGGCCAGCAGGGCGTAGGCGCCGCCGAAACTGGTCGCCGCCAGGGCCGCGAACACCCCGCCGAGCCGGGACAGCCAATGGTCGCCGCCGAGCAGGACCAGGCTGGCGGCCAGAGGCGCCAGCCAGATCACGGTCCAGAG
Coding sequences within:
- the hfaB gene encoding holdfast anchoring protein HfaB, giving the protein MTILPGTRTGALLAAASLVLSGCASTAAGPSGNYSSAIGSAPVTANPTPYSTALVCIGQYARQYQLRAPRIAVGRIADYTGKEESDGSGRKVTQGASLMAMSAFAKAGMPLVERFDTSVSELELKYANNKLIGDAPIPNSDGPSEPRKIFSGQMPGSDFHLIGGVTELNYNIRSTGVDFAGGDRDAGDLKGTLGARVFVMNVAMDLRLVNSRTLEVVDVISYQKQIIGQEVGLGVFRFLNGNVFDISGGTGALEPLQLGVRALVERAVVEMSANLYGMPGPQGCMSSDPLGGGTTGLTGAFVPAYNNLDTNNASTREDPSRWNDRRDGNLRGRY
- the hfaD gene encoding holdfast anchor protein HfaD, which produces MIAATAICAAGTSQAQTASPVINNQIQLGDVFATQTLDVVSVQEGVGLETTATGNSAAGSVVGTDMSVISNQTMAASARATTTVNATGSLGAASQINTTATGNAASVYAEQGTVTGVLTQIATYSPDVTARGYVEAPTGRAGDLGVATTAVSNSAGINLVNGSAGVRVNQSSAADVLADGGATVQYVSGTANVSGVAAGNSVALVGTNTSAARIATSQVNTSNLVQASQFTAYGNAQTARTSAQASGNIVGAVNDGPLLDVASNQYNQAYVRAQAEGSAYQFGEGVVDANAVGNSVLAGDNGEAVVLDNVQVNTGGGVEAIASFTGHEGYDAYSRATAIANDVTAYSCSACVGSMNVNNRQTNDADVGADARTTITGSARSVNSTATAIGNNANFFVSRPGS
- the chrA gene encoding chromate efflux transporter — protein: MTPSLRDLLLASLKVGCLGFGGPAGQIALMHRVFVEEKRWIDEPRYLHALGFCTLLPGPEAQQLATYVGWSLRGTWGGLAAGLLFVLPGAALMFALSWLYAVHGETPLVAAAFDGVKAAVLALVLEAIVRLGRRALTGPADAIIAVAAFVALTVAGLPFPLVVLAAAAIGAIRGRPDVEEPAEAAPLPPKRRTLATILLWTVIWLAPLAASLVLLGGDHWLSRLGGVFAALAATSFGGAYALLAWLQQQAVETYGWLTTAQMVDGLGLAETTPGPLVLVNPFVGFMAGWNATGGGLGWAAAGSSMALWQTFAPSFLFIFAGAPYADALRRSRLARGALAGVMAAVLGVVAGLALWFGRQVLLPEGQGFDAGAAAVAVIAAIALMRFRANVVLVVAACAAAGVVRALLA